One part of the Pseudoliparis swirei isolate HS2019 ecotype Mariana Trench chromosome 6, NWPU_hadal_v1, whole genome shotgun sequence genome encodes these proteins:
- the tpm1 gene encoding tropomyosin alpha-1 chain isoform X12, with protein sequence MAGAASLEAVKRKIKFLQDQASGAEEKAETLQKELLSEKHNREQAESDVASLNRRIQLVEEELDRAQERLATALSKLEEAEKAADESERGMKVIENRAMKDEEKMELQEIQLKEAKHIAEEADRKYEEVARKLVIIEGDLERTEERAELNEGKCSELEEELKTVTNNLKSLEAQAEKYSQKEDKYEEEIKVLTDKLKEAETRAEFAERSVAKLEKTIDDLEDRLHHQLQTNRLLTHELHLALNDD encoded by the exons ATGGCCGGAGCTGCATCGCTCGAGGCAGTCAAACGAAAGATCAAATTTTTACAAGATCAGGCCAGCGGTGCTGAAGAGAAAGCCGAGACGTTACAGAAGGAGTTGCTTTCGGAGAAACATAACAGGGAACAA GCTGAGTCCGATGTCGCTTCCCTTAACAGGCGTATCCAGCTGGTTGAGGAGGAGTTGGATCGCGCTCAGGAGCGTCTGGCAACTGCCCTGTccaagctggaggaggctgagaAGGCAGCTGATGAGAGCGAGAG AGGCATGAAGGTCATTGAGAACAGGGCCATGAAGGACGAGGAGAAGATGGAGCTGCAGGAGATCCAGCTGAAGGAGGCCAAGCACATCGCTGAGGAGGCTGACCGCAAATATGAGGAG GTGGCCCGTAAGCTGGTCATCATTGAGGGCGACCTGGAGCGTACAGAGGAGCGCGCTGAGCTGAATGAGGG CAAATGCTCTGAGCTTGAGGAAGAGTTGAAAACTGTGACCAACAACCTGAAGTCACTGGAGGCCCAGGCTGAGAAG TACTCCCAGAAGGAGGACAAATACGAGGAGGAGATCAAGGTCCTCACCGACAAGCTGAAGGAG GCTGAGACTCGTGCTGAGTTCGCTGAGAGATCAGTAGCCAAGCTTGAGAAGACCATTGACGACTTGGAAG ATCGCCTCCACCATCAACTTCAGACAAACCGCCTTCTCACTCACGAACTGCACCTGGCATTGAATGATGACTAA
- the tpm1 gene encoding tropomyosin alpha-1 chain isoform X6, producing the protein MAGAASLEAVKRKIKFLQDQASGAEEKAETLQKELLSEKHNREQAESDVASLNRRIQLVEEELDRAQERLATALSKLEEAEKAADESERGMKVIENRAMKDEEKMELQEIQLKEAKHIAEEADRKYEEVARKLVIIEGDLERTEERAELNEGKCSELEEELKTVTNNLKSLEAQAEKYSQKEDKYEEEIKVLTDKLKEAETRAEFAERSVAKLEKTIDDLEDELYAQKLKYKAISEELDHALNDMTSM; encoded by the exons ATGGCCGGAGCTGCATCGCTCGAGGCAGTCAAACGAAAGATCAAATTTTTACAAGATCAGGCCAGCGGTGCTGAAGAGAAAGCCGAGACGTTACAGAAGGAGTTGCTTTCGGAGAAACATAACAGGGAACAA GCTGAGTCCGATGTCGCTTCCCTTAACAGGCGTATCCAGCTGGTTGAGGAGGAGTTGGATCGCGCTCAGGAGCGTCTGGCAACTGCCCTGTccaagctggaggaggctgagaAGGCAGCTGATGAGAGCGAGAG AGGCATGAAGGTCATTGAGAACAGGGCCATGAAGGACGAGGAGAAGATGGAGCTGCAGGAGATCCAGCTGAAGGAGGCCAAGCACATCGCTGAGGAGGCTGACCGCAAATATGAGGAG GTGGCCCGTAAGCTGGTCATCATTGAGGGCGACCTGGAGCGTACAGAGGAGCGCGCTGAGCTGAATGAGGG CAAATGCTCTGAGCTTGAGGAAGAGTTGAAAACTGTGACCAACAACCTGAAGTCACTGGAGGCCCAGGCTGAGAAG TACTCCCAGAAGGAGGACAAATACGAGGAGGAGATCAAGGTCCTCACCGACAAGCTGAAGGAG GCTGAGACTCGTGCTGAGTTCGCTGAGAGATCAGTAGCCAAGCTTGAGAAGACCATTGACGACTTGGAAG ATGAGTTGTATGCCCAGAAACTGAAGTACAAGGCCATCAGCGAGGAGCTGGACCACGCCCTCAACGACATGACTTCCATGTAA
- the LOC130195489 gene encoding pro-neuregulin-4, membrane-bound isoform-like: MSVDHGVLCDGHEATYCMNGGTCYKILAMNTLSCVCNENFKGSRCEEFQLYSIKTHTTEAGLIAAVVIVALFILVMLAVVIYHILRMLKAKQQSQQNNQPQYWRVKPRV; the protein is encoded by the exons ATGTCTGTAGACCATGGAGTCCTTTGTGATGGGCACGAAGCCACCTATTGTATGAACGGAGGGACGTGCTATAAAATACTCGCCATGAATACACTCTCCTGTGT GTGCAATGAAAATTTCAAAGGCAGCCGATGTGAGGAGTTCCAGCTCTACAGTATTAAGACCCATACAACAGAAGCAGGGTTAATTGCAGCCGTGGTCATCGTTGCCCTCTTTATCTTAGTGATGCTGGCAGTTGTTATCTACCACATACTCAG GATGTTGAAAGCCAAGCAACAGAGCCAACAGAACAATCAGCCACAGTATTGGAGAGTAAAACCCAGAGTATGA
- the lactb gene encoding serine beta-lactamase-like protein LACTB, mitochondrial isoform X2 yields the protein MSRLFLPNRLCAKRALLTARAPPLLTSQGGARVKQQQFDKPIVFIQQQTRWVGGSNAEFFKYRSKSRIWICGVAAGIAIALGLKYREDTASGSCEDQVEDAQADRYSDAIRVSRDLVERIKTEVGAPGLVVGVSVDGAEVWSEGLGYADLENRVPCSPETVMRIASISKPLTSAAAARLCEEGKLELDVPVQKYVPDFPQKQFNGQDVTITLRMVLSHLSGIRHYEKDAKKVKESKEKAKRLFKPGKKEDEKSSSENKDTPATEQNTKGKEATQEKKKEFEHEEYYLKDNFESVTQALDLFKDDPLIFKPGTTFLYSTHAFTLLGAAVERAAGQRFLDVMMNMFHELGMLHTVPDENDPIVYHRSRFYHINKSGRVVNCPYVDHSYKWAGGGFLSTVGDLLLFGHALLYSYQVAHLQDAEGLLPGFLKPQTAIDLWSPVDRTEASWDKDGLYAQGWLVVEKLQKYGQCRKRRHYVSHTGGAVGASSVLLVLPSEEMDENQGRTPLLPQGVVVTIITNMQSVGLNSTALKIAHEFDKARSL from the exons ATGTCACGATTGTTTTTGCCAAATCGTCTTTGTGCTAAACGTGCCCTCCTCACAGCGCGCGCGCCTCCTCTGCTGACGTCGCAAGGCGGAGCGCGAGTCAAGCAGCAGCAGTTCGATAAGCCGATAGTTTTCATTCAGCAGCAAACCCGATGGGTCGGAGGGTCAAACGCAGAGTTTTTTAAATACAGGTCAAAGTCCAGGATTTGGATATGTGGCGTGGCTGCGGGGATCGCTATCGCCCTCGGGCTGAAATACCGCGAGGACACAGCCAGCGGCTCCTGTGAGGATCAAGTCGAAGACGCACAGGCGGATCGATACAGCGATGCCATCCGAGTTAGCAGGGACCTTGTGGAGAGGATAAAG ACCGAGGTCGGGGCCCCCGGGCTGGTGGTGGGGGTCTCTGTGGATGGAGCTGAAGTCTGGAGTGAAG GCCTCGGTTATGCTGACTTGGAGAATCGGGTTCCGTGCAGCCCAGAAACAGTGATGCGGATCGCCAGCATCAGTAAACCGCTCACATCTGCAGCGGCTGCACGGCTGTGTGAGGAGGGGAAACTGGAACTCGATGTCCCTGTCCAGAAATATGTCCCAGACTTTCCCCAGAAACAATTTAATGGACAGGAT GTCACAATCACCCTTCGTATGGTTCTGTCCCACCTGAGTGGTATACGGCATTATGAGAAGGATGCAAAGAAAGTGAAGGAGTCCAAGGAGAAAGCCAAGCGTCTCTTTAAGCctggaaagaaagaagatgaaAAGAGCTCATctgaaaacaaagacacacctgcaacagaacaaaacaccaaagGCAAAGAAGCCactcaggagaagaagaaagagtttGAGCATGAGGAATACTACTTGAAGGACAACTTTGAAAGTGTCACTCAGGCTTTGGACCTCTTCAAGGACGACCCACTCATTTTCAAACCTG GCACCACTTTTCTGTACTCCACCCACGCCTTTACCCTGCTCGGTGCTGCTGTGGAGCGAGCTGCTGGACAGCGCTTCCTGGATGTCATGATGAACATGTTCCACGAGCTGGGAATGCTTCACACTGTGCCCGATGAGAATGACCCTATTGTTTACCACCGCTCCAG ATTCTACCACATCAACAAGAGCGGCCGTGTGGTGAACTGCCCATATGTAGACCACTCCTACAAGTGGGCAGGAGGCGGCTTCCTCTCCACCGTGGGTGACCTGCTGCTGTTCGGTCACGCTCTGCTCTACAGCTACCAGGTGGCCCACCTGCAGGACGCCGAGGGCTTACTTCCTGGCTTTCTCAAACCCCAAACTGCCATAGATCTTTGGTCACCAGTGGACAGGACAGAGGCAAGCTGGGACAAGGATGGACTGTATGCACAAGGCTGGCTGGTGGTGGAGAAACTCCAGAAATATGGGCAGTGCAGGAAGCGTAGGCACTATGTGTCACACACAGGAGGCGCCGTGGGGGCGAGCAGTGTCCTCCTGGTGCTACCCAGTGAGGAGATGGATGAGAATCAAGGAcggacccccctcctccctcagggaGTGGTGGTCACCATCATCACGAACATGCAGTCAGTTGGACTCAACAGCACAGCGCTGAAAATTGCACATGAGTTTGACAAAGCCAGAAGCCTGTAA
- the tpm1 gene encoding tropomyosin alpha-1 chain isoform X11 encodes MAGAASLEAVKRKIKFLQDQASGAEEKAETLQKELLSEKHNREQAESDVASLNRRIQLVEEELDRAQERLATALSKLEEAEKAADESERGMKVIENRAMKDEEKMELQEIQLKEAKHIAEEADRKYEEVARKLVIIEGDLERTEERAELNEGRTRRADDELRVLEQSMKSLNSSVTKYSQKEDKYEEEIKVLTDKLKEAETRAEFAERSVAKLEKTIDDLEEKLSQSKEENLDMHQMLDQTLMELNNL; translated from the exons ATGGCCGGAGCTGCATCGCTCGAGGCAGTCAAACGAAAGATCAAATTTTTACAAGATCAGGCCAGCGGTGCTGAAGAGAAAGCCGAGACGTTACAGAAGGAGTTGCTTTCGGAGAAACATAACAGGGAACAA GCTGAGTCCGATGTCGCTTCCCTTAACAGGCGTATCCAGCTGGTTGAGGAGGAGTTGGATCGCGCTCAGGAGCGTCTGGCAACTGCCCTGTccaagctggaggaggctgagaAGGCAGCTGATGAGAGCGAGAG AGGCATGAAGGTCATTGAGAACAGGGCCATGAAGGACGAGGAGAAGATGGAGCTGCAGGAGATCCAGCTGAAGGAGGCCAAGCACATCGCTGAGGAGGCTGACCGCAAATATGAGGAG GTGGCCCGTAAGCTGGTCATCATTGAGGGCGACCTGGAGCGTACAGAGGAGCGCGCTGAGCTGAATGAGGG ACGGACTCGGAGAGCGGACGATGAGCTCAGGGTTTTGGAGCAAAGCATGAAATCACTAAACTCCTCAGTCACAAAG TACTCCCAGAAGGAGGACAAATACGAGGAGGAGATCAAGGTCCTCACCGACAAGCTGAAGGAG GCTGAGACTCGTGCTGAGTTCGCTGAGAGATCAGTAGCCAAGCTTGAGAAGACCATTGACGACTTGGAAG AGAAACTGTCACAATCGAAGGAAGAGAACCTCGATATGCACCAGATGCTGGACCAGACTCTAATGGAACTGAATaatttgtga
- the lactb gene encoding serine beta-lactamase-like protein LACTB, mitochondrial isoform X1, protein MSRLFLPNRLCAKRALLTARAPPLLTSQGGARVKQQQFDKPIVFIQQQTRWVGGSNAEFFKYRSKSRIWICGVAAGIAIALGLKYREDTASGSCEDQVEDAQADRYSDAIRVSRDLVERIKVSVQTEVGAPGLVVGVSVDGAEVWSEGLGYADLENRVPCSPETVMRIASISKPLTSAAAARLCEEGKLELDVPVQKYVPDFPQKQFNGQDVTITLRMVLSHLSGIRHYEKDAKKVKESKEKAKRLFKPGKKEDEKSSSENKDTPATEQNTKGKEATQEKKKEFEHEEYYLKDNFESVTQALDLFKDDPLIFKPGTTFLYSTHAFTLLGAAVERAAGQRFLDVMMNMFHELGMLHTVPDENDPIVYHRSRFYHINKSGRVVNCPYVDHSYKWAGGGFLSTVGDLLLFGHALLYSYQVAHLQDAEGLLPGFLKPQTAIDLWSPVDRTEASWDKDGLYAQGWLVVEKLQKYGQCRKRRHYVSHTGGAVGASSVLLVLPSEEMDENQGRTPLLPQGVVVTIITNMQSVGLNSTALKIAHEFDKARSL, encoded by the exons ATGTCACGATTGTTTTTGCCAAATCGTCTTTGTGCTAAACGTGCCCTCCTCACAGCGCGCGCGCCTCCTCTGCTGACGTCGCAAGGCGGAGCGCGAGTCAAGCAGCAGCAGTTCGATAAGCCGATAGTTTTCATTCAGCAGCAAACCCGATGGGTCGGAGGGTCAAACGCAGAGTTTTTTAAATACAGGTCAAAGTCCAGGATTTGGATATGTGGCGTGGCTGCGGGGATCGCTATCGCCCTCGGGCTGAAATACCGCGAGGACACAGCCAGCGGCTCCTGTGAGGATCAAGTCGAAGACGCACAGGCGGATCGATACAGCGATGCCATCCGAGTTAGCAGGGACCTTGTGGAGAGGATAAAGGTAAGCGTCCAG ACCGAGGTCGGGGCCCCCGGGCTGGTGGTGGGGGTCTCTGTGGATGGAGCTGAAGTCTGGAGTGAAG GCCTCGGTTATGCTGACTTGGAGAATCGGGTTCCGTGCAGCCCAGAAACAGTGATGCGGATCGCCAGCATCAGTAAACCGCTCACATCTGCAGCGGCTGCACGGCTGTGTGAGGAGGGGAAACTGGAACTCGATGTCCCTGTCCAGAAATATGTCCCAGACTTTCCCCAGAAACAATTTAATGGACAGGAT GTCACAATCACCCTTCGTATGGTTCTGTCCCACCTGAGTGGTATACGGCATTATGAGAAGGATGCAAAGAAAGTGAAGGAGTCCAAGGAGAAAGCCAAGCGTCTCTTTAAGCctggaaagaaagaagatgaaAAGAGCTCATctgaaaacaaagacacacctgcaacagaacaaaacaccaaagGCAAAGAAGCCactcaggagaagaagaaagagtttGAGCATGAGGAATACTACTTGAAGGACAACTTTGAAAGTGTCACTCAGGCTTTGGACCTCTTCAAGGACGACCCACTCATTTTCAAACCTG GCACCACTTTTCTGTACTCCACCCACGCCTTTACCCTGCTCGGTGCTGCTGTGGAGCGAGCTGCTGGACAGCGCTTCCTGGATGTCATGATGAACATGTTCCACGAGCTGGGAATGCTTCACACTGTGCCCGATGAGAATGACCCTATTGTTTACCACCGCTCCAG ATTCTACCACATCAACAAGAGCGGCCGTGTGGTGAACTGCCCATATGTAGACCACTCCTACAAGTGGGCAGGAGGCGGCTTCCTCTCCACCGTGGGTGACCTGCTGCTGTTCGGTCACGCTCTGCTCTACAGCTACCAGGTGGCCCACCTGCAGGACGCCGAGGGCTTACTTCCTGGCTTTCTCAAACCCCAAACTGCCATAGATCTTTGGTCACCAGTGGACAGGACAGAGGCAAGCTGGGACAAGGATGGACTGTATGCACAAGGCTGGCTGGTGGTGGAGAAACTCCAGAAATATGGGCAGTGCAGGAAGCGTAGGCACTATGTGTCACACACAGGAGGCGCCGTGGGGGCGAGCAGTGTCCTCCTGGTGCTACCCAGTGAGGAGATGGATGAGAATCAAGGAcggacccccctcctccctcagggaGTGGTGGTCACCATCATCACGAACATGCAGTCAGTTGGACTCAACAGCACAGCGCTGAAAATTGCACATGAGTTTGACAAAGCCAGAAGCCTGTAA
- the tpm1 gene encoding tropomyosin alpha-1 chain isoform X5: MAGAASLEAVKRKIKFLQDQASGAEEKAETLQKELLSEKHNREQAESDVASLNRRIQLVEEELDRAQERLATALSKLEEAEKAADESERGMKVIENRAMKDEEKMELQEIQLKEAKHIAEEADRKYEEVARKLVIIEGDLERTEERAELNEGKCSELEEELKTVTNNLKSLEAQAEKYSQKEDKYEEEIKVLTDKLKEAETRAEFAERSVAKLEKTIDDLEEKLSQSKEENLDMHQMLDQTLMELNNL; this comes from the exons ATGGCCGGAGCTGCATCGCTCGAGGCAGTCAAACGAAAGATCAAATTTTTACAAGATCAGGCCAGCGGTGCTGAAGAGAAAGCCGAGACGTTACAGAAGGAGTTGCTTTCGGAGAAACATAACAGGGAACAA GCTGAGTCCGATGTCGCTTCCCTTAACAGGCGTATCCAGCTGGTTGAGGAGGAGTTGGATCGCGCTCAGGAGCGTCTGGCAACTGCCCTGTccaagctggaggaggctgagaAGGCAGCTGATGAGAGCGAGAG AGGCATGAAGGTCATTGAGAACAGGGCCATGAAGGACGAGGAGAAGATGGAGCTGCAGGAGATCCAGCTGAAGGAGGCCAAGCACATCGCTGAGGAGGCTGACCGCAAATATGAGGAG GTGGCCCGTAAGCTGGTCATCATTGAGGGCGACCTGGAGCGTACAGAGGAGCGCGCTGAGCTGAATGAGGG CAAATGCTCTGAGCTTGAGGAAGAGTTGAAAACTGTGACCAACAACCTGAAGTCACTGGAGGCCCAGGCTGAGAAG TACTCCCAGAAGGAGGACAAATACGAGGAGGAGATCAAGGTCCTCACCGACAAGCTGAAGGAG GCTGAGACTCGTGCTGAGTTCGCTGAGAGATCAGTAGCCAAGCTTGAGAAGACCATTGACGACTTGGAAG AGAAACTGTCACAATCGAAGGAAGAGAACCTCGATATGCACCAGATGCTGGACCAGACTCTAATGGAACTGAATaatttgtga